The Calderihabitans maritimus nucleotide sequence ATACGGATTTCGAACAATTGAAAAAGGAAATGGCTGCACGGGATGCCATGGACAGCCGGCGGCCGGTAGCACCTTTAATTAAGGCGCCCGGAGCGCTGGAAATAGATACTAGCAACCTCGAGCCGGAGGAAGTGGTGGAAATTATCCTCAAGCATATGGAGGAAGGCCGGTAATGTTTTATACGGTAGCCAAGCAAATAGTGCTTTTATTTTTCCGTATTTGTTGCCGGTGGCAGGTGGTAGGAAAGGAAAACTTGCCTCCACAAGGGCCGGTTGTGGTGGTAGCCAATCATGTTAGTTACTGGGATCCTCCCGTGTTGGGAGTAGCCTTGCCCCGCCAAATCCATTTCATGGCCAAGGAAGAGCTTTTTCGGATACCGCTGCTGGGACCCTTAATAAGGATACTGGGAGCTTTCCCGGTAAAACGGGGTAAATCGGACCGGGCCGCCTTGAAGGCAGGGCTGCAACTGCTTCAAGAAGGCAAGGTACTGGGTCTTTTTCCCGAAGGAACCCGCAGCAAGACGGGACAACTGTTGCCCTTTCAGCCGGGAGCGGCCCTGCTGGCTTTAAAAGCAGGGGTTCCTATCGTTCCGGTAGCCTTACAGGGAAGCAGGCAGATTTTGCGCAGGTTTCGTCCTACGGTCCGGGTGGTCATCGGCAAACCTCTTGTTTTCCAGGATTTGTACGGGCAGAAGGTGTCTTCCGCTCAACTGGCGGAGATAATGGAACAGGTGAGAGAAGAGGTGTTCAAAGGACTGAATAGTTAAGCTTTATGTTTTCAAAGCTGATGTAAAGGGAGTGC carries:
- a CDS encoding lysophospholipid acyltransferase family protein, translating into MFYTVAKQIVLLFFRICCRWQVVGKENLPPQGPVVVVANHVSYWDPPVLGVALPRQIHFMAKEELFRIPLLGPLIRILGAFPVKRGKSDRAALKAGLQLLQEGKVLGLFPEGTRSKTGQLLPFQPGAALLALKAGVPIVPVALQGSRQILRRFRPTVRVVIGKPLVFQDLYGQKVSSAQLAEIMEQVREEVFKGLNS